The Microbacterium sp. SORGH_AS_0862 region ACGACGGAGCCGAACTGCTCGATCGGCTGGAAGAGACCGGTGTCGTACGCCCGGGCGTAGGCTGACCGGCATGTGTGGTCGGTTCGTCGTCGCCAACGTCGCGTCTGAGCTCGTCGGAGTACTGCGCGTCGACACGATCAACCCCTCGCTCCCTGCGCCCTCCTACAACGTCGCGCCGATGAGCACGGCGGCCATCGTGCTGGACTCCGCCAAGACCGAGCCACCCACGCGGCGACTCGAGCCCGCGCGGTGGGGGCTGGTGCCCGCGTGGGCGAAGGACCCGAAGATCGGCGCCCGGGCCTTCAACGCCCGCGCCGAGGAGCTGGAGGACAAGCCCATGTTCCGCGGTGCTCTCATCAAGCGCCGCGCCGTCGTCCCGACGACCGGCTACTACGAATGGAAGCAGCTCGCCGACGGCAAGGAGCCGCACTTCATCCACCAAGCCGACGACTCGCCCCTGTTCCTCGCGGGGCTGTACGAGTGGTGGAAAGACCCGAGCAAGGCGGATGACGACCCCGACCGCTGGCTGCTGAGCTTCACCATCCTCACCCGAGACGCGATCGGCGCGCTCGGTTCGATCCACGACCGGATGCCCCTGTTCCTCGACGCCGACTTCGCCGATGCGTGGCTCGACACCGACACGGACAACGTCGGCGACATCCTGGATGCCGCCATCGACGCGGCTCCCGATCTCGCCGAGACCCTCGAGACCCGGGTCGTCTCTCCCGCCGTCGGCAACGTGCGCAACGACTCGCCCGCGCTGATCGAACCCGCGTGAGCGCCCCGGCGTCCCTCCTCACGCCGGAGACCGTCCTCAGCAGCGATGACTGGCGCTCCCGTGAGCGCCGTCACGCCGAACGGGCCGATGCGCTCACCGCCGGACGCCGAGCCCGCGTCGCGCGGGGCCGGACGCATCCCGTCGAGGACTTCCTGTTCACCTATTACGGCTACAAGCCGGCGCTGCTGCGTCGCTGGCATCCGGGTACGGCGTATGCGCTGGCGGATGCGGCGCACGAGGATCGTGCCGACTGGCGCTGGTACGTCCGTGGCGAGAACGACTCCGTACGTGTCGATGCGCGCGCCTTCGCCGCCGAGAAGCGGCTCCTGCTGACCGGTGTCGCCGCGATCCTGGAAGGCACCCGCGGGCGGAGCGCGCAGTACGGCTGCTTCGGTATGCACGAGTGGGCGATGCTCTACCGTTCCCCGACTCCCCGCCATGCCGTGCCCCTGCGGCTGGGATCCGCGGCCACGGACGCGGTGGTCGAGTCGCACGAGCTGCGGTGCACGCACTTCGACGCCTTCCGCTTCTTCACCGAGGATGCAGCACCCCGCAACCGTGCGCTGCTCGCGCGCGAGACCCAGTCCGCCCACGAGCAGCCGGGCTGCCTGCACGCGGGCATGGACCTCTACAAATGGGCGGTCAAGCTCGGCCCGCTCGTGCCCGGCGACACGCTGCTGGACGCGTTCGAGCTCGCCCGCGACATCCGGGCGCTCGACATGCGTGCCTCGCCGTATGACCTGCGCGACTGGGGTTACGAACCCGTCGCCGTGGAGACGGCGGAAGGCAAGGCCGTGTACGTCTCCGAACAGCGGGCGTTCACCCTCCGGGCGGAGCCGCTGCGCGAGCAGCTGCTGGGGCACGTCCGCGGGGCGCTGGCCGCCTGAACGGGCGATTCAGCGCGCGGCGGCGGCGACGTCTCGAGGGAGCAGCACCCGGAGCGAGAACCACTCGGCACCGCCGTCGACCGACACCGACCCGCCGTAGGTCTCCGCTGCCGCCTCGATGTTGCGCAGGCCGTATCCGTGCCCCTCACCGGCTTTGCGTGTGAGGATGCGACCGTCTCGCCGGCGCAGGTGCCCGTCGAAGGTGTTCTCCACCCGCAGCATCACGAAATCGTCGTGCGCGAACAGGGAGAACTTCACCATCCGTTGCGACTCGGGCAGACGCGCCGTCGCCTCGAACGCGTTGTCGAGGGCATTCCCCGCGATCGCGGTGATGTCCAGCGGGCGCAACCCCGCCAGCAACCGCCCGTCGGCCACCGTCGCGACGTGGATGCTCTGCTCCCTGGCGTACATGAGTTTGGCCGTGAGCACCGCGTCGAGCACGTCGTTCCCCGTGCGGACCTGCGTCGCATAGTCGCGGATCGACGTCTCGAGGTCGTCGAGGATGCGCAGTCTCGACTGCGGGTCCTGCTCGGCCCGGATCGCATCGAGGTGGTGCTTCATGTCGTGGTACTTGCGGTTCACCTCGTCGATCGTGCGCCGCGACATCTCGTACTGCTGGTGCTGGCTGGTCAACAGGCGCGCCATCGCGTCGGCCTCCCGGCGCGCCTGGAAGCCACGGCGCACCTCGTGCTGCACGTAGAGCGCGATGTAGCCGCAGAGGTCCACGAGGGTGCGGATGTAGAGGATCTCATGCCCGATGCGACCGCTGAACGGGGTCGCGGTGGTGACGAAGCTGAGGTTCGAGATGACGAACGTGGCGGTCGCGATCGAGAGCGCGGCGACCAGATCGGCGTAGCCCACCTCGAAGACCTCCCCCCGCACCAGGTGACGCCGCTCGGCGAACCAGGCGAGCCCCAGCATCCCGCCGTAGATCACGACCATCATCGTGGCCTTCACCTCGGCCGGCGCATCCAGGTAGAACCGGTCGAGCTGCCAGTGGATGGATGCGGTGAGCTCTGCCAGCACGAAGGCCCGCGCGGTGAGGTAGCCCGCCGTCACCGGGGAGACCCGCAGCGTCGTGTACAGCATGGCGAACATCACCAGCACGGCGGCCAGCATCCCCGGGATCCACAACGCGAGCGAGAGGCGCCCGGCTGCTTCCTGTACGGCGAGCAGCGCGAGCAGCCCGACGGCGGAGGCCGCGGCCGTCACCCACCAGCCGGCCCGCCGGGCGACGATCAGCACGAAGACGAAGCAGGCACCCCACTCGGCTATGGCGGTGAAGCTGCGAGGGATGTCGGCGAGGTACAGCTCGTTCATGCCGTGATCCCGCGTGTGCCGATGTACGCGGCCAGCGCGGCGAGGAAGTCCTTCTTGCGCGGCCGGCTGATCTGCAGGCGCACCCCGCCTCGGATGCGGCAGTCGTTGCCCTCCACCCCCGTCACGTGGCGGAGGTTCACGAGGTAGCCGCTGTTGCAACGGAAGAAGTCCTCGCCCTCCAGCTCCCCCTCCATCGCCTTCAGGGACGTCGCGACCGTGTAGTCGCTGTCCAGCGTGTGGATCAGGACATTGTGCTTGGCGCTCTCCAGGTACAGGACGTCGGCGATGTCGAGGCGGTGCCGGTCGCCATCGGCGGCGGTGAAGAGCATGTGTCGGCGCTCGCGCCGGCGCAGCCGCACGAGGCAGCGCCCGAGTTCCTGCGCGAAGACCGGGTAGGAGACGGGCTTGAGCAGGTAGCTCAGGGCATCCACCTCGTAGCCGCTCACCGCGTACTGCGGGGATGCGGTCACGAAGACGATGAGCACCTCGCTGTCGACCTCGCGGATGCGTCGTGCGGCCGTCATGCCGTCCACACGCGCCATCTGGATGTCCAGCAACAGGATGTCCCAGTCGGGACGGTAGTCCTCGATGATGTCGCGCCCGTCGCGGAACGCCCCGACGTGGAAGCGTTCGCCGTGCTCGCGCTGGAATCGATCCAGGTGCGACAGCAGGCGGTCGATGCTGGCCGGATCATCTTCGACGACGCCGATGCGGATCATGCTCTGTCTCCTTCCTGGTCGGTTCTCAGCTGAATCCGACGTAGCGTCGGGCGAGGTGGTATGCGGCCCGCGTCACGTGCCGCCCCGCATATCCCGGCAGATTGCTCCCTGCGCAGACGAGGCTCCGCCGCAGATGACCGT contains the following coding sequences:
- a CDS encoding LytTR family DNA-binding domain-containing protein; amino-acid sequence: MIRIGVVEDDPASIDRLLSHLDRFQREHGERFHVGAFRDGRDIIEDYRPDWDILLLDIQMARVDGMTAARRIREVDSEVLIVFVTASPQYAVSGYEVDALSYLLKPVSYPVFAQELGRCLVRLRRRERRHMLFTAADGDRHRLDIADVLYLESAKHNVLIHTLDSDYTVATSLKAMEGELEGEDFFRCNSGYLVNLRHVTGVEGNDCRIRGGVRLQISRPRKKDFLAALAAYIGTRGITA
- a CDS encoding 3-methyladenine DNA glycosylase; amino-acid sequence: MSAPASLLTPETVLSSDDWRSRERRHAERADALTAGRRARVARGRTHPVEDFLFTYYGYKPALLRRWHPGTAYALADAAHEDRADWRWYVRGENDSVRVDARAFAAEKRLLLTGVAAILEGTRGRSAQYGCFGMHEWAMLYRSPTPRHAVPLRLGSAATDAVVESHELRCTHFDAFRFFTEDAAPRNRALLARETQSAHEQPGCLHAGMDLYKWAVKLGPLVPGDTLLDAFELARDIRALDMRASPYDLRDWGYEPVAVETAEGKAVYVSEQRAFTLRAEPLREQLLGHVRGALAA
- a CDS encoding SOS response-associated peptidase, translating into MCGRFVVANVASELVGVLRVDTINPSLPAPSYNVAPMSTAAIVLDSAKTEPPTRRLEPARWGLVPAWAKDPKIGARAFNARAEELEDKPMFRGALIKRRAVVPTTGYYEWKQLADGKEPHFIHQADDSPLFLAGLYEWWKDPSKADDDPDRWLLSFTILTRDAIGALGSIHDRMPLFLDADFADAWLDTDTDNVGDILDAAIDAAPDLAETLETRVVSPAVGNVRNDSPALIEPA
- a CDS encoding ATP-binding protein, with the protein product MNELYLADIPRSFTAIAEWGACFVFVLIVARRAGWWVTAAASAVGLLALLAVQEAAGRLSLALWIPGMLAAVLVMFAMLYTTLRVSPVTAGYLTARAFVLAELTASIHWQLDRFYLDAPAEVKATMMVVIYGGMLGLAWFAERRHLVRGEVFEVGYADLVAALSIATATFVISNLSFVTTATPFSGRIGHEILYIRTLVDLCGYIALYVQHEVRRGFQARREADAMARLLTSQHQQYEMSRRTIDEVNRKYHDMKHHLDAIRAEQDPQSRLRILDDLETSIRDYATQVRTGNDVLDAVLTAKLMYAREQSIHVATVADGRLLAGLRPLDITAIAGNALDNAFEATARLPESQRMVKFSLFAHDDFVMLRVENTFDGHLRRRDGRILTRKAGEGHGYGLRNIEAAAETYGGSVSVDGGAEWFSLRVLLPRDVAAAAR